The stretch of DNA GATTTCCCAGACGGCATTACTTCTCGTCGGACGATGGTAACATCTTCATAATCCAACTCATTCTTTTCAAAAAAAGACTGTAATTGGTATGCACGTATATTGAATGTACCTTCAACCACACACTTTTTTTGTGTATTGGATAAAGCAGCCGTATTGACTCGATGTCCCAAAATGAGCGATAATGCGCCCAATAAAATGGACTTACCTGCGCCCGTTTCTCCAGTGATGATGGTGAGTTTGTCCGAGAAAGCCAACTCCACTTCTTCAATGAGGGCGTAGTTTTTGATGAATAGTTTCTGCAACATAAAATAATAAGTTGTTGTTACTGCAACTCAATAAAACCCTACAAAGTTAGCTTTTTTTCTACGATACAAAGATAGTTTTTTAGAATATTGCTATTTTTTATAGAAAGATTCTAAAAATAACATTTATCAGAATCAGATTTTGAAGTTTTATTTAGCAATGGTCAAAAATGGAATCTCAATTTAAAATTCCGAATCGCTTGATTAAGAAGTAGTATTTTCATTTGTTCCTTAGTATTGTCCTACCGACAACATCACCAATGTACAACCTTCAACGACTTCAATTTGATGTGCTCCTGCCATTTCCATCAGTTCTGGATTTTCACTACCAGGATTGAAAACAATGCGTTCGGGTTGTAGATTTTCTAAGATATATTCGTAGTATTCTACCTGATTTTTAGGATTCAAATACATGGTTACGGTATGCACGTTCTCCATTGCAGGTTGTCCGATAAGGATTTCTTTTCCTGCCACTATTCCATTTTCGATGCCGATAGGTACTATTTCATGTCCATAAGTTGCCAGTTTATACGCAGCTAGATAGGCATATCTCCATTCGTGTGTACTTGCGCCTAAAATTACTGTCTTTTTTGGTGTCATAATTTTTGCCTTTACATTGATTTTAACACACAACGATTTTGATTGTTTTGTCCAATCGAAAACAGTCCAAGAGTATTTACTATCAAATACTTTATGATAAAATAGAATTAACAGTTCATTAACACAAAAAAGTAGCACATTAAGCTTTTTTAAGAAACTTTTTTATTCAAGTTCTCGTTAAACAACACAGATTCCACATCACAATCGAAAGATTCAATTTTCCTACTTTTTGAGTAAAGGCGGTATAGTTCTTGTGTATAAAAAACAATAGACTATATTTCCCACCTTTATCTTATACTTCACATTTTTTCAATACGTCTTTATTTTTGGTTTTCTAAACTTTATCGGGGTTATTATGCAACCTTTTTGCATGGTGATGCGTCTTTAAATAGAGTGGATAATATTTTTTAATTCATTATATAAAATATTAATATTCTCCTTATGTCTTAAACAAACTCAAAAAGAAAGCATCTACTATTCATACACAAAGCCAAATTATTTTATCAACCTTTTTAAGCCACAAGAGCCATGGAAATATTATTACTATCAGCCATCTTGTTTATACTTCATCTTTTGAACATCAAAACCAGCAAAGGCGCAGACTCTGATGATACACGTATTTGGGAATGACTGAAATGTGGATAGACCAACCATTATTACAATCGTAGTATTCAGATTTTGTCGGTTGCCTTACTCTATTTTTGTTTCTTTTACTTCGGGTGCGCTCCATTGATGGTATCCATTTTTCGCAATCGAAACAATGCGGCAGCTCGGAGTTATGTCATTTCGATTTTTGAGACGCACATCATCCTGTTGAGTAGTTCCCACCCTCACCATTTCTGAGTTTGTTCTTGATTTATATACTTTTAGGAAGTCACAACTAAAAAAGCACTCACCCGTTCGGAAAGAAATGTACTCGCCATAAGTAAGCGGCTGAGAATCTTGCCATTGAATCAGCAATTTATTGTCAAGATAGGCTTCAATCAAACCAGATTTAGGATCATATACAATTTTGAAATCATAGTCCGTATCGGCATCCATATTGCAGGGCTGCACTGCTTTTCGGCTAAAGCGGTTGTTCGTTACTTTGTAGATTTCTATTTGTTTAGAATCCACTCGATAATACACAAAATAAGAATTACCTCGATTAACTGCGCTCGGGTCATCTGCAAAAAAATGCAAGCCGACCCGCCTATTATTGCCATCTCCTCCAATTTTCCCCCACCAATGGTACAAGTAACTGTGGTAATCTCGCTGCATCAAAGAAGCGTACAGGTTTGTATTGTTATGGTCTTGTAGCCCTTGGTACAAACGATTTCCATTTGCCGACCAAAGCCCTTCTGCGGGAGTCCAATGTGAGGCTAATTTAGCTCCTTCAAATTCATCATTGAAGAAGCCGTTGTAAAAATTTCCCTCCCAACTGTCTCCATTTTTCTCCAATACTTGATAGTACATACCCGACCAACCTGCCTCACATTTGTCATTGTCTTCAAATCGAATGGTAAAATCACCTTCATACGTATTTTCTACATCAAAAATATGCGTTGTAGGTTGGCAATCTTGATTCATCGTTTTTGAAGTGCTGCTGTAGTAGTCAAACAATGCTGGATTGTGGTCTTGACAATCCATGAATTTTTTTTCGAGCAAGTTCCATAATTCCTTGTACCCATTGTCATAACCTAATGCCCAGATTCCTACACCGCCCAATTGCTGTGCGTTGACAAAGTCGTATTTCTTTTCCAAACTCTCTTCATCATCGTACCAAAGTTGTCGGGTCGTCTTGCCTTTGGTGAAGGTAAAATATGGTGTTTTGCTCTGGTAATGCCAAGTGCGTTTCACCTTTTTTTCCAGCATCTTTTTGATCTGAGTATAAACCCTTGCAGTACCTTTGGTATTCGTTTGACGTTTGGATGGGATTTCACTACTATACGTTTTCCATTCATAACCATAATAAGGAATAGCCAAAATTAATTTGGAGGCAGCAATGTTTTTTCGCAAATAATTCGCAACACTCCGATTGATAGAAGTCGTGTACCATCGGGCATCATGATCTAAAGGAGCAACAGGCCCTGCAATCGCTGCCGATTTGTAGTGGTAATCGTAGCCCATAATGATAAAGGCATCAATGTAAGGGTCTAACTCTGCCAATAAAAACGCACCATTCCAATCCACTGCTGGAATCGCCATTGAAATGCTTGCTCCTTTGATGGAGCTTTTTAATCGACTGGAGAGATAGCTGCAAAATTTGACCAAATTCTTTGATTGGTTTTTCGGAACAGCTTCAAAATCAATGTTCACCCCATCTGCATTTCTCCATTGAAGGAGTTCAATCAAGTTGTTAGCGAGTTTTTCCCATGCCCTTGGATTGGAGAGAAAAAGACTGTGGTTGCTAAAGTTTTTTACACAAAGTTCTACTCTCGCCCCCGCTTTTTGCGCCAAAGTGATGGAAGGGTTTGTTTTCCATTGGTGAATACTTGTATAATCACCTGTTTTTGGATTCAAATCATAACAGAAATAAATAAACGTAGAGAGCAAAGAGTAGTCATAAGATTTGTAGTATTTGTCCATCCAATAAGGATGATAGCCGTAAACCTGTTTTTTCAATTGACAGCCTTCTGTGCGTACACCTTTGGCAATGTTTACTTCAGGTTCACCAAACAATACTTGATTTACGCTATCGAGGTCTTCAAACTGTTCAAAATAAGCAG from Chitinophagales bacterium encodes:
- a CDS encoding CoA-binding protein, with translation MTPKKTVILGASTHEWRYAYLAAYKLATYGHEIVPIGIENGIVAGKEILIGQPAMENVHTVTMYLNPKNQVEYYEYILENLQPERIVFNPGSENPELMEMAGAHQIEVVEGCTLVMLSVGQY
- a CDS encoding glycosyl hydrolase family 18 protein; the protein is MMKTLFVSILFFITTLSLVFAQNTEESSPSISADQTAYFEQFEDLDSVNQVLFGEPEVNIAKGVRTEGCQLKKQVYGYHPYWMDKYYKSYDYSLLSTFIYFCYDLNPKTGDYTSIHQWKTNPSITLAQKAGARVELCVKNFSNHSLFLSNPRAWEKLANNLIELLQWRNADGVNIDFEAVPKNQSKNLVKFCSYLSSRLKSSIKGASISMAIPAVDWNGAFLLAELDPYIDAFIIMGYDYHYKSAAIAGPVAPLDHDARWYTTSINRSVANYLRKNIAASKLILAIPYYGYEWKTYSSEIPSKRQTNTKGTARVYTQIKKMLEKKVKRTWHYQSKTPYFTFTKGKTTRQLWYDDEESLEKKYDFVNAQQLGGVGIWALGYDNGYKELWNLLEKKFMDCQDHNPALFDYYSSTSKTMNQDCQPTTHIFDVENTYEGDFTIRFEDNDKCEAGWSGMYYQVLEKNGDSWEGNFYNGFFNDEFEGAKLASHWTPAEGLWSANGNRLYQGLQDHNNTNLYASLMQRDYHSYLYHWWGKIGGDGNNRRVGLHFFADDPSAVNRGNSYFVYYRVDSKQIEIYKVTNNRFSRKAVQPCNMDADTDYDFKIVYDPKSGLIEAYLDNKLLIQWQDSQPLTYGEYISFRTGECFFSCDFLKVYKSRTNSEMVRVGTTQQDDVRLKNRNDITPSCRIVSIAKNGYHQWSAPEVKETKIE